One window of Triticum dicoccoides isolate Atlit2015 ecotype Zavitan chromosome 5A, WEW_v2.0, whole genome shotgun sequence genomic DNA carries:
- the LOC119297501 gene encoding uncharacterized protein LOC119297501 yields MEAAKERREQQERKATGAGEGGDSVQLPTETSPYVQYNKDDGLEDYKMRAYGAQGHLPVSDVPHGSGTDAPTIPGTALPTQHLNLHGRQQTQRGAQGGGAGVRRTDDDEAATDAINRHGVP; encoded by the coding sequence ATGGAGGCGGCGAAGGAGAGGCGGGAGCAGCAGGAGCGGAAGGCCACCGGCGCCGGCGAGGGGGGCGACTCGGTGCAGCTGCCGACGGAGACGAGCCCGTACGTGCAGTACAATAAGGACGACGGCCTGGAGGACTACAAGATGCGTGCCTACGGCGCGCAGGGCCACCTCCCCGTCTCCGACGTCCCCCACGGCTCCGGCACCGACGCGCCCACCATCCCTGGCACCGCGCTCCCGACGCAGCACCTGAATCTGCACGGGCGCCAGCAGACGCAGCGGGGTGCCCAGGGAGGAGGCGCTGGCGTTCGCCGCACCGACGACGACGAGGCTGCCACCGACGCCATCAACCGCCACGGCGTGCCGTAG